A DNA window from Deltaproteobacteria bacterium contains the following coding sequences:
- a CDS encoding crotonase/enoyl-CoA hydratase family protein, with translation MPDFSTLKIDADPQNPRIARLILNRPERLNAIAEQTPRELREAIDWANSQDQIHAIVIEGAGKGFCGGYDLSHFGAGQIDHPCQQEKQPWDPMVDYAFMKRNTEDFMSLWRSPKPTIAKVHGHAVAGGSDIALCCDLLVMAEDARIGYMPTRVWGCPTTAMWTFRLGPTRAKQLMFTGDTIDGRTALEWGLANVVAPADELEAAVRKLADRISGVPRSHLAMHKMVVNQVMLTMGLEQTQSLATLFDGITRHNPEGLWFRRYAQAEGFKAAVQWRDSGRPIPEGDEAREEIRKLESKRGA, from the coding sequence ATGCCCGACTTCAGCACCCTCAAGATCGACGCCGATCCGCAGAATCCACGCATCGCGCGACTGATCCTCAATCGGCCCGAGCGGCTCAACGCCATCGCCGAGCAAACCCCGCGCGAGCTGCGCGAGGCGATCGACTGGGCCAATTCACAAGATCAAATCCACGCGATCGTCATCGAAGGCGCAGGGAAGGGCTTCTGCGGCGGCTATGATCTTTCGCATTTCGGTGCCGGCCAGATCGATCATCCCTGCCAGCAGGAGAAACAGCCGTGGGATCCGATGGTCGATTACGCCTTCATGAAGCGGAACACCGAAGACTTCATGAGCCTCTGGCGCAGTCCGAAGCCCACCATCGCCAAGGTCCACGGCCACGCCGTCGCAGGTGGCAGCGACATCGCGCTCTGCTGCGATCTGCTGGTGATGGCCGAGGACGCTCGCATTGGCTACATGCCCACGCGCGTCTGGGGTTGCCCCACGACGGCGATGTGGACCTTCCGCCTCGGCCCCACGCGCGCCAAGCAGCTCATGTTTACCGGCGACACCATCGATGGACGAACCGCGCTCGAGTGGGGCTTGGCCAATGTGGTCGCGCCGGCCGACGAGCTCGAGGCCGCGGTGCGCAAGCTCGCCGACCGCATCTCCGGGGTTCCGCGCAGCCACCTCGCGATGCACAAGATGGTCGTGAACCAGGTGATGCTCACCATGGGCCTCGAGCAAACCCAGAGCCTGGCCACGCTCTTTGACGGCATCACCCGACACAACCCCGAAGGCCTCTGGTTTCGTCGCTACGCACAGGCGGAGGGCTTCAAGGCCGCAGTCCAATGGCGCGACAGCGGGAGGCCGATTCCCGAGGGCGACGAGGCGCGCGAGGAGATTCGGAAGCTCGAATCCAAGCGCGGCGCTTGA
- a CDS encoding NADP-dependent oxidoreductase: MTTNRQVRLAARPIGLPKRSDWNFTEEAVAQPADGQVLVKVSHISLDPAMRGWMNEGKSYIRPVDIGEVMRAGGVGEVIASKHPGFAVGDPVTGTFGVQQYALADGKGVRKVDTKFASLSTYLGVLGAPGMTAYFGLLDIGKPQPGETVVVSGAAGAVGAVVCQIAKIKGCRVIGIAGGPDKCKYLVEALHCDAAIDYKNEDIKAGLKKHCPDGIHVYFDNVGGEILDACLARLAMHARIIICGAISQYNATTPPKGPANYLSLLVNRASMTGMVVFDYAARYGEAAKEMAGWIAAGKLVHKEDVVSGGIDAFPETLLKLFKGENFGKLVLAL; the protein is encoded by the coding sequence ATGACGACGAATCGCCAGGTGCGCCTCGCCGCGCGCCCCATCGGGCTCCCCAAGCGCAGCGACTGGAACTTCACCGAGGAAGCCGTGGCCCAGCCGGCCGATGGCCAGGTGCTCGTGAAGGTGTCGCACATCTCGCTCGATCCTGCGATGCGCGGCTGGATGAACGAGGGGAAGTCCTACATTCGTCCCGTGGACATCGGCGAGGTGATGCGCGCGGGCGGCGTCGGCGAGGTCATCGCGTCGAAGCATCCCGGCTTCGCCGTGGGTGACCCCGTCACCGGGACCTTCGGCGTGCAGCAATATGCGCTCGCCGATGGCAAGGGCGTGCGCAAGGTTGATACCAAGTTTGCATCGCTCTCGACGTACCTCGGCGTGCTCGGTGCGCCCGGGATGACGGCCTACTTTGGATTACTCGATATTGGAAAGCCTCAGCCGGGCGAGACCGTCGTGGTCTCGGGCGCCGCGGGCGCGGTGGGTGCCGTCGTCTGCCAGATTGCAAAGATCAAGGGATGCCGCGTGATCGGCATCGCGGGCGGACCCGACAAGTGCAAGTACCTCGTGGAGGCGCTCCACTGCGACGCCGCCATTGACTACAAGAACGAGGACATCAAGGCAGGGCTCAAGAAGCATTGTCCTGATGGCATCCACGTCTATTTCGACAATGTCGGCGGCGAGATCCTCGACGCGTGCCTGGCGCGGCTCGCGATGCACGCCCGAATCATCATTTGTGGTGCGATCTCTCAATACAACGCCACGACGCCGCCGAAAGGCCCTGCGAACTACCTCTCGCTGCTCGTCAATCGCGCGAGCATGACGGGGATGGTCGTCTTCGATTATGCGGCGCGCTACGGCGAAGCGGCGAAGGAGATGGCAGGCTGGATCGCCGCGGGCAAGCTCGTGCACAAAGAAGATGTCGTGAGCGGCGGCATCGATGCGTTCCCGGAGACGCTCCTCAAGCTCTTCAAGGGTGAGAACTTCGGGAAGCTGGTGTTGGCACTGTAG
- a CDS encoding SDR family oxidoreductase — MTQLLSGKAALVTGGGAGIGRATALAFAREGVQVVVSDIDAKGGETTVEQIRAAGGKATFIRCDVTRDAEVKALLEGTLAAYGRLDYAFNNAGIEIEKGKLADGEESEFDAIMAVNVKGVWLCMKHELPIMVAQGGGAIVNTSSVAGLLAAPKMSIYAASKHAVLGLTRSAAIEYAKKNVRINAVCPAVIDTDMFRRAYEADPKKAEFAASIHPVGRVGRVEEVAAAALYLCSDNAGFTTGVALPVDGGATAI; from the coding sequence ATGACTCAGCTTCTCTCTGGAAAAGCCGCGCTGGTCACCGGCGGTGGTGCGGGCATCGGTCGCGCAACCGCGCTCGCCTTTGCGCGCGAAGGCGTGCAGGTCGTGGTCTCCGACATCGACGCAAAGGGTGGTGAGACCACCGTCGAGCAGATCCGCGCGGCCGGCGGCAAGGCCACCTTCATCCGCTGCGACGTCACCCGCGACGCGGAGGTCAAAGCGCTCCTCGAGGGCACCCTCGCCGCCTACGGGAGGCTGGACTACGCCTTCAACAACGCCGGCATCGAGATCGAGAAGGGCAAGCTCGCCGACGGCGAGGAGAGCGAGTTCGACGCCATCATGGCCGTCAACGTGAAGGGCGTCTGGCTGTGCATGAAGCACGAGCTGCCCATCATGGTCGCCCAGGGCGGCGGGGCGATTGTGAATACGTCCTCCGTGGCCGGGCTCCTGGCTGCGCCCAAGATGAGCATCTACGCCGCGTCGAAGCACGCGGTGCTCGGGCTCACGCGCTCCGCGGCCATCGAGTACGCAAAGAAGAATGTGCGAATCAACGCGGTGTGCCCCGCCGTCATCGACACCGACATGTTCCGCCGCGCGTACGAGGCAGATCCGAAGAAGGCCGAGTTCGCCGCCTCCATCCACCCCGTAGGACGCGTGGGCCGGGTCGAGGAGGTCGCCGCCGCCGCGCTGTACCTCTGCAGCGACAACGCGGGCTTCACCACGGGCGTCGCACTGCCTGTCGACGGCGGCGCGACGGCGATCTGA